A stretch of the Streptococcus suis genome encodes the following:
- the hisF gene encoding imidazole glycerol phosphate synthase subunit HisF: MLAKRIIPCLDVKDGRVVKGVNFVNLTDVGDPVDAAKAYYEAGCDELVFLDITATHEERDTTVDMVRRVAEQVFIPFTVGGGIRSVEDMNKMLKAGADKVSVNSSAVANPQLIADCAEKFGNQCVVVAIDAKKVEDGSWHVFVAGGRKDTGIDLLDWAKKVVYLGAGEILLTSMDKDGTKSGFDIEMLNAVANVVTVPIIASGGAGNSQHILEVFEQTPATGALAASIFHYGEVSIADTKQAMRQSGIEVRV; the protein is encoded by the coding sequence ATGTTAGCGAAACGCATTATACCTTGCCTTGATGTCAAAGACGGCCGAGTGGTTAAAGGCGTTAATTTTGTCAATTTAACTGATGTGGGGGATCCTGTTGATGCTGCCAAAGCCTATTATGAAGCTGGTTGTGATGAACTAGTTTTCCTTGATATTACAGCAACCCATGAAGAACGAGATACGACTGTTGATATGGTACGCCGAGTTGCAGAGCAGGTTTTTATTCCTTTTACAGTTGGTGGAGGTATTCGGTCGGTCGAAGATATGAATAAGATGCTAAAGGCTGGTGCCGACAAGGTTTCTGTAAATTCATCAGCTGTTGCAAATCCACAACTCATTGCAGACTGTGCAGAAAAGTTTGGTAATCAATGTGTGGTGGTGGCAATAGATGCAAAAAAAGTAGAGGATGGTTCCTGGCATGTCTTTGTAGCAGGTGGTAGAAAAGATACAGGTATTGACCTACTTGACTGGGCCAAAAAGGTAGTTTACCTCGGTGCTGGTGAAATCCTTTTAACCAGCATGGATAAGGATGGCACCAAGTCTGGTTTTGATATCGAAATGCTCAATGCTGTGGCTAATGTAGTGACGGTTCCGATCATTGCTTCAGGTGGTGCGGGCAATAGCCAACATATCTTAGAGGTTTTTGAACAAACTCCTGCTACTGGAGCGTTGGCTGCTTCTATATTTCACTATGGTGAAGTGAGCATTGCTGATACTAAGCAGGCTATGCGACAAAGTGGAATAGAGGTAAGAGTGTGA
- a CDS encoding ATP phosphoribosyltransferase, producing the protein MVEQVTIALTKGRIEKETLALLEKAGFDMSFMMEKGRNLIFESPDGQFRFLLVKAPDVTTYVRHGVADLGIVGKDVLIEHPTGFLEMLDLNFGLCKFSVASIPTYNPSDHKRKRIATKYPTVAMEYFNKKGEDVEIISIQGSVEIAPVLGLADAIVDIVETGNTLVANGLVVFEDICRISTRLIVNKASIKNKPQIREFIEKLETIVGNEEVPFT; encoded by the coding sequence ATGGTGGAACAAGTAACCATTGCTCTAACCAAAGGGCGGATTGAGAAAGAAACGCTTGCTTTACTTGAAAAAGCTGGATTTGATATGTCCTTTATGATGGAAAAAGGGAGAAACTTGATTTTTGAAAGTCCAGATGGGCAGTTTCGTTTTTTATTGGTCAAGGCTCCTGATGTAACGACCTATGTTCGACATGGGGTGGCAGATTTAGGGATTGTTGGTAAGGATGTGCTGATTGAGCACCCAACTGGTTTTCTTGAAATGTTAGATTTAAATTTTGGACTTTGTAAATTTTCAGTAGCTTCCATTCCTACATACAATCCAAGTGACCATAAGCGCAAGCGTATTGCGACCAAATATCCAACTGTTGCCATGGAATATTTTAATAAAAAAGGTGAAGATGTTGAAATCATTTCTATACAAGGCAGTGTGGAAATTGCACCAGTATTAGGGTTGGCAGATGCTATTGTGGATATTGTGGAAACTGGAAATACCTTAGTTGCTAATGGTCTCGTAGTTTTCGAAGATATTTGTCGCATTTCGACAAGGTTGATTGTTAATAAGGCAAGTATTAAGAACAAGCCCCAAATTCGTGAGTTTATTGAAAAATTGGAAACGATTGTTGGAAATGAGGAGGTACCCTTTACATGA
- the hisD gene encoding histidinol dehydrogenase, which yields MKRLSGKSQEIAQLLYEEQIALNAETVSVEEVVKDIVADVAQNGDEALIRYNQQFDGIYVEQLAVSDEMIDEAFAAIDPQILSALQKAKANIESYHLQQVEKGFEDQPSTGVIRGQLIRPLERVGVYVPGGTAAYPSSVLMNVVPAKIAGVSEIVMITPPQETYHPAILVAAKLAGVDKIYQVGGAHGIAALAYGTESIPKVDKITGPGNIYVATAKKLVYGLVGIDMIAGPSEIGVIADETANPVYVAADLLSQAEHDKLARAILVTNSAKLAQQVEQEIERQLESLPRKEIAAASIADNGRIILTETVDEMFELMNLVAPEHLEIAMENAYEYLPFVKHAGSIFLGHFTSEPIGDYFAGTNHVLPTSGTSRFYSALGVHDFIKRIQYTQYSKEAVQAASQAITTLAYSEGLAAHARAIEVRNEES from the coding sequence ATGAAACGATTAAGTGGAAAAAGTCAAGAAATTGCACAGCTTCTCTATGAAGAACAGATTGCACTAAATGCAGAAACTGTATCGGTTGAGGAAGTTGTTAAAGACATCGTGGCCGATGTTGCTCAAAATGGTGATGAGGCTCTTATACGTTACAATCAACAGTTTGATGGTATTTATGTGGAACAACTGGCTGTTTCTGATGAGATGATTGATGAAGCCTTTGCGGCTATTGATCCGCAAATCCTTTCTGCCTTACAAAAAGCGAAGGCGAATATTGAATCCTACCATCTGCAACAGGTTGAAAAGGGATTTGAAGATCAACCATCAACTGGTGTTATCCGTGGTCAGTTGATTCGTCCATTGGAGAGGGTTGGAGTCTACGTACCAGGTGGTACTGCTGCCTATCCTTCATCTGTTCTAATGAACGTTGTTCCAGCTAAAATTGCTGGTGTTTCAGAAATTGTAATGATTACTCCTCCACAGGAAACCTATCATCCAGCTATATTGGTTGCAGCAAAACTAGCTGGTGTAGATAAGATTTATCAGGTGGGTGGGGCTCATGGCATTGCTGCTCTTGCATATGGAACGGAGTCTATTCCCAAGGTAGATAAGATAACAGGTCCTGGAAATATTTATGTAGCAACGGCAAAAAAACTAGTTTATGGTTTGGTTGGGATTGATATGATAGCTGGACCATCCGAAATTGGGGTGATCGCAGATGAAACAGCTAACCCTGTTTATGTTGCTGCGGACTTATTATCACAAGCTGAACATGATAAATTGGCACGAGCTATTTTAGTGACTAATTCGGCCAAACTGGCTCAACAAGTAGAACAAGAAATTGAACGGCAGCTTGAATCACTACCGAGAAAGGAAATTGCAGCAGCATCAATTGCTGATAATGGACGAATTATCCTCACAGAAACAGTAGATGAAATGTTTGAGCTGATGAATTTGGTTGCTCCAGAGCATTTGGAAATTGCAATGGAAAATGCCTATGAATATCTACCATTTGTCAAACATGCAGGCTCTATCTTTTTAGGTCATTTTACTAGCGAGCCTATTGGAGATTATTTTGCAGGGACCAATCACGTCCTTCCTACATCTGGAACCAGCCGTTTTTATTCAGCATTGGGAGTTCATGATTTTATCAAGCGTATTCAGTATACACAATATAGTAAGGAAGCTGTACAAGCAGCCAGTCAGGCCATTACAACCTTGGCATATTCAGAAGGTTTGGCTGCTCATGCACGTGCAATTGAGGTGAGAAATGAAGAAAGTTGA
- the hisA gene encoding 1-(5-phosphoribosyl)-5-[(5-phosphoribosylamino)methylideneamino]imidazole-4-carboxamide isomerase → MKIYPAIDIREGRAVRLFKGDFRQETVVNPDVIGQAKLFKEAGIDFIHVVDLDGALEGRAANRDLIAQLKQETDLNIQVGGGIRTIEQIADYLEVGIDRVIIGSMAVKNPSFVQEALAHFGSDRIVVGIDAKFGRVATEGWLETSDVDFVQLALEMEKIGVRLFVYTDVDRDGTLTGPNFAHYKELIAKLTSAKVIASGGIHALSDLEQLKAIGVYGTIVGKAYYSGRISLAELVEVEE, encoded by the coding sequence ATGAAGATTTATCCAGCCATAGATATAAGAGAAGGTCGCGCTGTTCGTCTGTTCAAAGGAGACTTTCGTCAAGAGACAGTTGTTAATCCAGATGTGATTGGACAAGCTAAACTATTCAAAGAAGCTGGTATTGATTTTATCCATGTTGTGGATTTGGACGGAGCTTTGGAAGGGCGGGCTGCCAACCGTGATTTAATTGCTCAGTTAAAACAGGAGACCGATTTGAACATACAGGTTGGTGGGGGAATTCGCACCATTGAGCAGATTGCGGACTATTTGGAAGTTGGTATTGATCGTGTGATCATTGGTTCTATGGCAGTCAAAAATCCTTCTTTTGTGCAAGAGGCACTAGCTCATTTTGGCAGTGATAGAATCGTTGTAGGGATTGATGCAAAATTTGGTCGTGTCGCAACGGAAGGGTGGCTTGAAACCAGTGATGTAGACTTTGTTCAGCTTGCTTTAGAAATGGAAAAAATTGGTGTCCGTCTATTTGTTTATACAGATGTAGATCGCGATGGAACGCTGACAGGCCCCAACTTTGCTCATTACAAAGAGTTAATTGCAAAACTCACAAGTGCTAAAGTAATTGCTTCTGGTGGTATTCATGCTCTCAGTGATTTGGAACAATTAAAAGCAATTGGTGTTTACGGTACAATCGTAGGCAAGGCTTATTATAGTGGAAGAATTAGCCTCGCTGAACTGGTTGAAGTGGAGGAATAA
- a CDS encoding ATP phosphoribosyltransferase regulatory subunit: MNKRTLPQGLHDKLFKRAKATYEIERTVSDLLMERGFHRIETPTLEHFEVFSDQVNRDNYHLFDKEGQLLSLRPDITSQIARVIASTRVHTPIKFSYSGKVFQSQELMRGLENERTQAGIEIIGFPAQVAYQYAISSAKEALDKLGLKGYKFEFSHAAILRTIFDHLELTGELANELSLHIRDKNITKLNEFTKRHPSEFDGFIRRLPYLFGESETVLRQAREVVTNSQLLKAFDQLEELITFIEKDLGIVTVDLAQLSTVPYYTGMMFKVFDQQVPDAFLSGGRYDKLFERFGAQKLTAVGWALEIDAVYQAIRKNIDYEGGQ; encoded by the coding sequence ATGAACAAACGAACATTGCCACAGGGCTTACATGATAAACTGTTTAAACGGGCCAAAGCAACTTATGAAATTGAAAGAACGGTTAGTGATCTCTTAATGGAACGAGGATTTCATCGGATTGAGACACCAACATTGGAACATTTTGAAGTTTTTTCTGATCAGGTAAATAGAGATAATTACCATTTATTTGATAAAGAAGGTCAATTACTTAGCCTGCGCCCAGATATTACCAGTCAAATTGCCAGAGTTATTGCCTCAACACGGGTGCACACACCAATTAAATTTTCATACTCTGGCAAGGTTTTTCAAAGTCAGGAGTTGATGCGGGGGTTGGAAAATGAGCGAACTCAGGCTGGTATCGAAATTATTGGCTTTCCTGCTCAAGTAGCATATCAGTATGCCATTTCTAGTGCGAAGGAAGCTCTTGATAAGCTTGGATTAAAGGGATATAAATTTGAGTTTTCTCATGCGGCAATTTTAAGGACCATCTTCGATCATCTTGAATTGACTGGTGAACTTGCGAATGAACTCTCTCTCCATATTCGCGATAAAAACATCACTAAGTTGAATGAATTTACCAAGCGACACCCTAGTGAATTTGATGGCTTTATTCGTAGGCTTCCTTATTTATTTGGAGAGAGTGAGACGGTCTTGAGACAAGCTCGGGAAGTGGTGACCAATTCTCAATTACTCAAGGCCTTTGATCAATTAGAAGAATTGATTACCTTCATTGAGAAAGACTTAGGTATCGTAACTGTAGATTTAGCGCAACTTTCAACGGTTCCATACTATACTGGTATGATGTTCAAGGTTTTTGATCAACAGGTACCGGATGCCTTCTTATCTGGAGGGCGATATGATAAATTATTTGAGCGATTTGGTGCTCAGAAACTGACGGCAGTTGGGTGGGCTTTAGAGATTGATGCGGTTTATCAGGCAATCCGTAAGAATATTGATTATGAAGGAGGCCAGTAA
- the hisE gene encoding phosphoribosyl-ATP diphosphatase codes for MLNTLYQEALDRKTNPIEGSYTNYLYTKGLDKILKKVGEESTEVVLAAKNADKDEISQEVADLLYHLAVLLVETEVSPQDVEAVLIERQGKISKTTDRKEITNY; via the coding sequence ATGCTCAATACCCTATATCAAGAAGCTCTAGATCGTAAAACCAACCCCATAGAGGGTTCTTATACCAATTACCTTTATACCAAAGGCTTGGATAAAATCTTGAAAAAAGTCGGAGAAGAATCGACAGAAGTTGTACTCGCTGCAAAAAATGCAGATAAAGATGAAATTTCTCAAGAAGTTGCTGATTTGCTCTACCATTTAGCAGTACTTTTAGTGGAAACAGAAGTATCACCTCAGGATGTAGAAGCTGTATTAATTGAACGTCAAGGAAAAATAAGTAAAACAACCGACAGAAAAGAAATCACCAATTACTAG
- a CDS encoding histidinol-phosphate transaminase, producing the protein MELKGLRKIEPYIAGKQPKVENMIKLNTNENAYGPSPAVIDALAKFEGKHLRRYSSLDQADLRQALAHQHGLDPEQFVIGNGSDDILSMAFLAFFQTESPVLFPDLTYGFYKVWAQLYGVPYEEVPLRTDFSWHVADYQRECGGIILTNPNAPTGRFQTLDEIEAVLKANSQVVVIIDEAYVNFGGQSALGLLDKYPNLFITRTFSKDASLAGLRVGYGVGSKQLISVIQAVRNSINPYNVDAISETLALAAVEDWSYYQQSCQAIMETRDWFANELEGLNFDVLPSSTNFLLVKPSLVKAEELFAYLEKENIYIRYFPSQERIQDWLRISIGTQKEMETVLLKIKEYCHEQTNIATGLT; encoded by the coding sequence ATGGAACTAAAAGGACTGAGAAAGATTGAACCTTACATAGCTGGAAAACAGCCAAAGGTAGAAAATATGATTAAGCTTAATACAAATGAAAATGCCTATGGTCCAAGTCCGGCTGTTATAGATGCATTGGCGAAATTTGAAGGAAAACACCTCCGGCGCTACTCTAGCTTAGATCAGGCTGATTTGCGTCAGGCACTTGCGCATCAGCATGGATTGGATCCGGAGCAGTTTGTGATAGGAAATGGTTCAGATGATATTCTTTCCATGGCTTTCCTTGCTTTTTTTCAAACCGAATCGCCTGTGTTATTTCCAGATCTAACCTATGGGTTCTATAAGGTATGGGCTCAACTCTATGGTGTTCCTTATGAGGAGGTTCCTTTGAGAACTGATTTTAGCTGGCATGTAGCTGACTATCAGAGGGAATGTGGAGGTATTATTCTAACCAATCCAAATGCACCGACAGGGCGTTTTCAGACCTTAGATGAGATCGAGGCTGTATTGAAAGCCAATTCACAAGTAGTGGTTATAATTGATGAAGCCTACGTCAATTTTGGTGGACAGTCAGCATTGGGGCTTCTTGATAAATATCCGAATTTATTTATTACTCGTACATTTTCTAAAGATGCTTCTCTAGCAGGATTGCGAGTTGGATACGGTGTAGGTTCTAAGCAACTCATAAGTGTGATTCAAGCCGTTCGCAATTCGATCAATCCCTATAATGTTGATGCGATTTCAGAAACACTTGCACTTGCAGCAGTGGAAGATTGGTCATATTATCAACAGTCTTGCCAAGCCATTATGGAAACACGTGATTGGTTTGCAAATGAATTAGAGGGCTTAAACTTCGATGTCTTACCTTCATCAACAAATTTTCTTTTAGTCAAACCCTCATTGGTTAAGGCGGAGGAGCTGTTTGCCTATTTAGAAAAAGAAAATATTTATATTCGCTATTTTCCTTCCCAGGAACGAATTCAGGATTGGCTTCGTATTTCCATTGGAACGCAGAAGGAAATGGAAACTGTCCTATTAAAAATAAAGGAATATTGTCATGAACAAACGAACATTGCCACAGGGCTTACATGA
- the hisH gene encoding imidazole glycerol phosphate synthase subunit HisH — translation MMIVIDYDAGNTANVLRALKSIGVEAVLSANPEKIRKAHGLILPGVGAFPSAMAELEKRQLIPAIKEAVAGGTPLLGICLGMQLLLEEGLEHQPTQGLGLIPGTCRAILPEAGYPVPHMGWNVLQTRQQNPLTSDLDGESVYFVHSYFTDIPNEYLDVTASYSQEIPAMISKEKVYGAQFHPEKSGEIGLGILRNFAQVCQLESRGGI, via the coding sequence ATGATGATTGTAATTGATTATGATGCTGGCAATACTGCAAATGTATTGCGAGCTTTAAAGAGTATTGGAGTAGAAGCAGTATTGTCTGCAAATCCAGAGAAAATTCGGAAGGCCCATGGACTAATATTGCCTGGAGTAGGAGCCTTTCCTTCTGCAATGGCGGAGTTGGAAAAACGCCAACTCATCCCAGCCATTAAGGAGGCTGTAGCTGGTGGAACACCACTCTTGGGAATTTGTCTCGGGATGCAGTTGCTTCTTGAAGAAGGGTTGGAACACCAGCCAACTCAAGGATTAGGACTGATTCCTGGAACGTGTCGGGCAATCCTACCAGAGGCTGGATATCCTGTCCCCCACATGGGATGGAATGTTTTGCAGACGAGACAACAGAATCCACTCACTAGTGATTTAGATGGAGAATCTGTCTATTTTGTCCATAGTTATTTTACAGATATTCCCAATGAATATTTGGATGTAACTGCCTCTTATAGCCAAGAAATTCCAGCTATGATATCCAAAGAAAAAGTGTATGGTGCACAATTTCACCCTGAAAAATCAGGCGAGATTGGCCTAGGTATTTTGCGGAATTTTGCTCAAGTTTGTCAACTAGAAAGTAGAGGTGGGATATGA
- the hisB gene encoding imidazoleglycerol-phosphate dehydratase HisB, with translation MRQASIERNTFETKIKLTVNLDQQEPVEIATGVGFFDHMLTLFARHSRISLLVTVDGDTWVDSHHTVEDVGIVLGQAIREALGKKEGINRYGTSFVPMDETLGMASLDLSGRSYLVFDAHFDNPKLGVFDTELVEEFFQALAFNLQMNLHLKILHGKNSHHKSESLFKATGRALREAITINPEIQGVNSTKGIL, from the coding sequence ATGAGACAAGCAAGTATTGAACGAAACACTTTTGAAACAAAAATCAAGTTGACGGTAAATCTGGATCAACAAGAACCTGTTGAGATTGCAACAGGTGTAGGTTTTTTTGACCATATGCTGACGCTCTTCGCCCGTCATAGCCGCATTTCACTCCTTGTTACTGTAGATGGAGATACTTGGGTGGATAGTCACCATACTGTTGAGGATGTGGGAATTGTTTTAGGACAAGCTATAAGAGAAGCCTTAGGTAAAAAAGAAGGAATAAACCGCTATGGAACTAGCTTTGTACCCATGGATGAAACGCTTGGAATGGCTAGTCTTGATCTTTCTGGTCGTTCTTACCTGGTTTTTGATGCTCATTTTGACAATCCAAAATTAGGAGTTTTTGATACTGAATTAGTGGAAGAATTCTTTCAAGCGTTGGCCTTCAATCTACAAATGAACCTCCACTTAAAAATATTACATGGAAAGAATAGTCATCACAAGTCAGAAAGTTTATTCAAGGCTACTGGTCGTGCTTTACGAGAAGCAATCACGATAAACCCTGAGATTCAAGGGGTTAACTCAACAAAAGGGATCTTGTAA
- a CDS encoding phosphoribosyl-AMP cyclohydrolase, translated as MVQLNFEKQGGLIPVIVTDYQTGQVLMLAYMNQDAYEKTLSTRQMHYWSRSRQEIWHKGATSGHFQEVVSIKTDCDNDTLLVSVRQTVAACHTGAYSCFFNDIL; from the coding sequence ATGGTGCAGTTAAATTTTGAAAAGCAGGGAGGACTGATACCTGTGATTGTTACAGACTACCAAACAGGTCAGGTCCTCATGCTTGCTTACATGAATCAAGATGCCTATGAAAAAACACTAAGTACCAGGCAAATGCACTACTGGAGTCGTTCTCGCCAGGAGATTTGGCATAAAGGCGCAACGAGTGGACATTTTCAAGAGGTAGTCTCCATAAAAACGGATTGTGACAATGATACTCTCCTTGTATCCGTTCGACAAACAGTTGCTGCCTGCCACACAGGTGCATACAGTTGTTTCTTTAATGATATTTTGTAA
- the ezrA gene encoding septation ring formation regulator EzrA has translation MPTGTIILIISIVIILIIAYVACLIVRKRNDNLLVALEERKEDLFNLPVNQEVEAVKALHLIGQSQVTFREWNQKWVDLSLNSFADIENHIFEAEGFNNSFRFISAKNAIDSIDSQINLVEEDIEAIRHGLVELKEQEEKNSGRVKHALNLFDSLQETVRDNADSFGETLPELEKQLKNIEVEFSEFVMLNSSGDPIEASEILDKTEEHMIALNQIMDRIPNLIEKLEKSFPDQLDDLETGYRKLVEQNYLFTDNDVESQFQNIRVSIRENTALVVSFDLDAAEDENEKIQAKLEDLYQLFTREVEAHKAVVKISNTLPKFLAHVRENTAKLDEEASRLNASYLLAESKLSRINQLKKRLESIEIVVTESVDEIETPQVAYSIVQERLEHALSTLKEIEEEQLVLAEYLKSQEISENAARKKATLYINKLHTLKRYMEKRNMPGIPGEFLTSFFRTSDHVEALISELDYKRINIEVVNRLLENATYDMNQLEELAYLIVQNATLTEQLLQYSNRYRSFDESVQKAFNRSLAIFEKEFDYQASFEEISFALETVEPGVTERFVRSYEKTREAIRY, from the coding sequence ATGCCTACTGGAACAATCATTTTAATCATTTCGATTGTTATTATTTTAATCATTGCCTATGTAGCCTGTCTGATTGTTCGCAAACGTAATGATAACCTTTTGGTTGCATTAGAAGAGCGCAAGGAAGATTTATTTAATCTGCCAGTGAATCAGGAAGTGGAGGCCGTTAAGGCGCTTCATTTGATTGGTCAAAGCCAAGTTACATTCCGTGAGTGGAATCAAAAATGGGTGGATTTATCACTCAACTCATTTGCTGATATTGAAAATCATATTTTTGAAGCTGAAGGTTTTAACAATTCTTTCCGATTCATTAGCGCAAAAAACGCAATTGATAGTATTGATAGCCAGATTAATTTGGTTGAGGAAGATATTGAAGCTATTCGCCACGGACTTGTTGAGTTAAAAGAACAAGAGGAGAAAAATTCAGGTCGCGTGAAACATGCATTGAATCTCTTCGATAGTTTACAGGAAACAGTTCGAGATAATGCTGATAGTTTTGGTGAAACCTTGCCAGAATTAGAGAAACAGTTGAAGAATATTGAAGTCGAATTCTCTGAGTTTGTCATGTTAAATTCATCTGGGGACCCAATCGAGGCGTCTGAAATTCTTGATAAGACGGAAGAGCATATGATTGCCCTGAATCAAATTATGGATCGTATTCCTAATTTGATTGAAAAGCTTGAAAAATCATTCCCAGATCAATTAGATGATTTGGAGACTGGTTATCGCAAATTAGTAGAACAAAACTATTTGTTTACAGATAATGATGTAGAATCTCAATTCCAGAATATTCGTGTCTCTATTCGTGAAAATACAGCCTTGGTTGTATCTTTTGATTTGGATGCAGCTGAAGATGAAAATGAAAAGATTCAAGCTAAACTGGAAGACCTTTATCAATTGTTCACTCGTGAAGTCGAAGCACATAAAGCAGTTGTGAAGATTAGTAATACCTTGCCAAAATTCTTGGCACATGTCAGAGAAAATACTGCGAAACTCGACGAAGAAGCTTCTCGTTTAAATGCAAGTTATTTATTGGCAGAAAGTAAATTGTCTCGTATTAATCAATTGAAAAAACGTTTGGAGTCCATTGAAATAGTTGTGACTGAAAGTGTTGATGAAATTGAGACTCCACAAGTTGCTTATTCAATTGTACAAGAGCGTCTAGAACATGCTTTATCAACATTGAAAGAAATCGAAGAAGAGCAATTGGTACTTGCAGAGTATCTGAAGTCACAAGAAATTTCAGAAAATGCAGCGCGTAAAAAAGCTACACTTTATATCAATAAGCTTCATACCTTGAAACGCTACATGGAAAAACGCAATATGCCAGGCATTCCTGGTGAGTTCTTAACAAGTTTCTTCAGAACAAGCGATCATGTTGAGGCATTGATTTCTGAATTGGACTATAAACGAATTAACATCGAAGTGGTTAACCGTTTATTAGAAAATGCTACTTACGATATGAATCAACTGGAAGAGTTAGCTTATTTAATTGTACAAAATGCAACTTTGACAGAGCAACTCTTACAATATTCTAATCGTTACCGCTCATTCGATGAGAGTGTTCAAAAAGCTTTTAATCGTTCTTTAGCTATTTTTGAAAAAGAGTTTGATTATCAAGCCTCTTTTGAAGAAATTTCATTTGCATTGGAGACAGTTGAGCCTGGTGTAACAGAACGTTTCGTTCGTTCATATGAAAAAACTCGCGAAGCCATTCGCTATTAA
- the serB gene encoding phosphoserine phosphatase SerB, with product MKKVEGLLVMDVDSTLIMEEGIDLLGEEAGVGEQVASITERAMRGELDFEEALRERVALLKGLPETVLDTILGRIHFTPGAEELVAELHKRGYKVAVVSGGFHQTVDILAERLNLDYVKANHLEIINGKLTGRVLGEIVTKDVKKAQLKAWALDNDLELKDTVAMGDGANDLPMIQEAGIGIAFCAKPIVEQAAPYRITEKNLYKAIEIIDEVTT from the coding sequence ATGAAGAAAGTTGAAGGATTATTGGTCATGGATGTGGATAGCACCTTGATCATGGAAGAAGGAATTGATTTATTAGGCGAGGAAGCAGGGGTAGGCGAACAGGTTGCAAGTATTACCGAGCGTGCCATGCGGGGTGAGTTAGATTTTGAAGAAGCACTTCGAGAACGTGTTGCCCTGTTAAAAGGCTTGCCAGAAACAGTTCTGGATACTATCTTAGGACGTATTCATTTCACACCTGGGGCAGAAGAACTGGTAGCAGAGTTGCACAAGCGAGGTTATAAGGTTGCAGTTGTTTCAGGCGGCTTCCATCAAACGGTGGATATCCTAGCGGAGCGACTCAATCTCGATTATGTTAAAGCTAACCACTTGGAAATTATCAATGGTAAATTAACAGGTCGTGTTCTTGGTGAAATTGTGACTAAGGATGTAAAAAAAGCTCAGTTGAAAGCTTGGGCTTTAGACAATGACTTAGAACTGAAGGATACGGTTGCCATGGGAGATGGGGCCAATGACCTACCTATGATTCAGGAGGCGGGTATTGGAATTGCTTTTTGTGCGAAACCAATTGTTGAACAAGCCGCTCCTTACCGTATCACCGAAAAAAATCTCTATAAGGCAATTGAAATCATTGATGAGGTAACTACATGA